In Mercenaria mercenaria strain notata chromosome 14, MADL_Memer_1, whole genome shotgun sequence, the following are encoded in one genomic region:
- the LOC123527805 gene encoding filaggrin-2-like isoform X2: MSNTQPNTSYTDYSQYQGYQYPAGAYSTTQASTTSAAPGYNYGYDYTQAGYGSYDGYSAQSYGYGQGYDYSAYGYYNQAGTAASAPATGTPATAAPTSTTEAKPADTSTSAPQATTGQSASLSTQAPPPPPPDAQTTTTQSSSWGGSYSAGNYGNQAGYYGHPAGSYATQAGSYGYGQQQAGYSQQQTGYGQQQTGYGQQQTGYGQPQQTGYGQPQQTGYGQQQQQAGYGQQQQQQQQAGYGQQQIDYSQASSGYSQQQQGASGYGSNAGQQQSTYGSSSWPQQSNNSQQQSSNNQQQSGYDQQQSGYDQQQSGYNQQQSGFNQQQSSASQQPSGYEQRKTGYGQPQKGGYNQGDYEQKSSNENKTNTSNVDNNQGTYYSGIQNTENYTSSQSDRGSFSGSRGRGDKGHSGFVGSRGRGDGGHTGFGNSRGGFSGNREGFSGNRGGRGGYGNSSRSSFSSQSDQGDDKMSSSNDEFDARNYRDDSHNRNNNRGRGGRDFGRGGYSERGRGSFESGRDGFKSQWTGDNSESSDDFRINSSDGGFRRGGGVGRGFGAGRGYSDRKDSSDQSDAESKSFGKDKDSFGFGQGRGRGSFGQSGEQGNVRGGFGRGSQGDSFGSGSQGDGFGKGSQGDGFGRGNQGGGFGRGRGSQGDGFDSDQGGGFGRDDHGNFRGRGFGGDKGGFGRGRDRGGRGGFGRDKDQGDDGEYGSSWDNGDNRGGFGRGRGQAGRGGFGRDGDQGDDGEFGLSWDQKISRGGFGRGRGQGGRGGFGRDGDKGDDGEFGLSWDQNSSRGGFGRGRGQGGRGGFGRDKDQGDDGKFGRSGEEGNNRGGFGRGRGQGGRGSFGRDTDQGDDGDFGLSWDQNISRGGFGGGRGQGGRGGFGRDRDQGDGGEFGRSGDQGNMRGGFDRGGNYGGDRGGFGQGRGQSGERGGFGRGNRGGFGRGRDQGNDRGGFAGRGRGSIEESKNESGIESLQTSVKSSIDTSKPDIKRKPERLELSPAKKKKEEEKIDIAPFIQAHIEEHCTVNEEARKLAEEALKKMMQPAYCVLCNARMSGSPQAMMHYQGKNHNKKIKNFITCGMTKYAEKVKEDESKTEEERAKEKAEEEEKNRILDQKVAEGAQRVRENLMRIAGHEVPPSLLQGPPSLLQGPPSLLQGPPGLLQAKPRVMVPVDDQNPNFCKICCIEFSAPSQAEQHYQGKNHQKRLKQLGPGAADELGNFVCETCNVRVTSQEILTQHMNGAKHKSKVARDKQMKNRGDEYIVPEGGLVVEGGPRLRPGQRVPPGFKVLPYREPTGNEAFTSRFEGPASFFTDNPTPIINPDEEEEQVETVSARKRQKMRKPQPNFYNVI, encoded by the exons ATTATTCCCAGTACCAGGGTTACCAGTACCCTGCTGGTGCATACTCGACAACACAAGCATCTACTACCAGTGCTGCTCCTGGCTATAATTACGGTTACGACTACACACAGGCAGGATACGGCAGCTATGACGGTTACTCTG CTCAGAGCTATGGGTACGGACAGGGGTATGACTACAGTGCTTATGGATACTACAATCAGGCAGGAACTGCTGCTTCTGCCCCGGCTACTGGAACTCCAGCTACTGCAGCCCCAACCAG CACAACTGAAGCCAAGCCTGCTGATACTTCAACAAGTGCACCACAAGCTACTACAG GTCAGTCTGCTAGTCTGAGTACACAggcacccccacccccacctccagATGCACAGACTACAACCACTCAGAGTTCTTCCTGGGGTGGGAGCTATTCAGCTGGTAACTATGGGAACCAGGCAGGTTACTATGGTCATCCAGCAGGAAGTTACGCAACTCAAGCTGGTAGCTATGGGTATGGTCAGCAACAGGCTGGGTATAGTCAGCAACAGACTGGGTATGGTCAGCAGCAAACTGGTTATGGTCAACAGCAGACTGGTTATGGTCAGCCGCAGCAGACTGGTTATGGTCAGCCGCAGCAGACTGGTTATGGTCAGCAACAGCAGCAGGCTGGATATggtcagcagcagcagcagcagcagcaggctGGATATGGTCAGCAGCAGATAGACTACAGTCAGGCATCATCTGGATACAGTCAACAACAGCAAGGAGCTTCTGGTTATGGTAGTAATGCTGGTCAACAGCAGTCTACTTATGGCAGCAGTTCCTGGCCGCAACAGTCAAATAACAGCCAGCAGCAGTCCAGTAATAATCAGCAGCAGTCGGGCTATGATCAACAGCAGTCAGGCTACGATCAACAACAGTCAGGTTACAATCAGCAGCAATCAGGCTTTAATCAGCAACAGTCTAGTGCTAGTCAGCAGCCGTCTGGATATGAACAGCGGAAAACTGGATATGGACAACCACAGAAGGGGGGATATAATCAAGGTGATTATGAGCAAAAAAGCTCAAATGAAAATAAGACAAATACAAGTAATGTTGATAATAATCAAGGTACCTATTACAGCGGCATCCAGAACACGGAAAATTACACAAGTTCCCAGAGTGACAGGGGCTCTTTCAGTGGGAGCCGTGGAAGGGGTGATAAAGGTCACTCTGGATTTGTGGGTAGTCGGGGGAGAGGTGATGGAGGTCACACCGGATTTGGGAACAGTCGTGGGGGATTTTCAGGAAATCGTGAGGGGTTCTCGGGGAATAGGGGCGGGAGAGGAGGTTATGGAAATAGCAGTAGAAGTTCCTTTAGCAGTCAAAGTGATCAAGGTGATGATAAAATGAGCTCATCAAATGATGAGTTTGATGCTAGAAATTACAGGGATGACTCTCATAATAGAAATAACAATAGAGGAAGAGGTGGTAGAGATTTTGGGAGAGGAGGTTACTCTGAAAGAGGTAGAGGTAGCTTTGAAAGTGGAAGGGATGGATTTAAAAGTCAGTGGACTGGTGATAATAGTGAATCAAGTGATGATTTTAGGATAAATTCATCTGATGGAGGTTTCAGAAGAGGAGGAGGTGTTGGAAGGGGATTTGGGGCAGGAAGAGGTTACAGTGATAGAAAAGATTCTAGTGATCAAAGTGATGCTGAAAGTAAAAGTTTTGGCAAAGACAAAGATAGTTTCGGGTTTGGGCAGGGAAGGGGCAGAGGTTCATTTGGACAGAGTGGAGAACAGGGAAATGTGAGGGGTGGCTTTGGAAGGGGCAGTCAGGGAGATAGTTTTGGAAGTGGCAGCCAGGGAGATGGTTTTGGAAAGGGCAGTCAAGGAGATGGTTTTGGAAGGGGAAATCAGGGAGGTGGTTTTGGAAGGGGAAGGGGCAGTCAGGGAGATGGTTTTGATAGTGATCAGGGAGGTGGTTTTGGTAGAGATGATCATGGAAATTTTAGAGGGAGAGGCTTTGGTGGAGACAAAGGTGGGTTTGGAAGAGGTCGTGACAGAGGAGGCAGAGGTGGATTTGGGAGGGACAAAGATCAAGGGGATGATGGTGAATATGGAAGTAGTTGGGACAATGGTGACAATAGAGGGGGTTTTGGAAGAGGCCGTGGGCAAGCAGGCAGAGGTGGTTTTGGAAGAGACGGAGATCAGGGTGATGATGGTGAATTTGGATTAAGTTGGGACCAGAAAATCAGTCGAGGTGGTTTTGGAAGAGGCCGTGGCCAGGGTGGTAGAGGTGGTTTTGGAAGAGACGGAGACAAGGGTGATGATGGTGAATTTGGATTAAGTTGGGACCAGAATAGCAGTCGAGGTGGTTTTGGAAGAGGCCGTGGCCAGGGTGGTAGAGGTGGTTTTGGAAGAGACAAAGATCAGGGGGATGATGGTAAATTTGGAAGAAGTGGAGAAGAGGGAAACAATAGAGGGGGCTTTGGAAGAGGCCGTGGGCAAGGAGGTAGAGGAAGTTTTGGAAGAGACACAGACCAGGGTGATGATGGTGACTTTGGATTAAGTTGGGACCAGAATATCAGTCGAGGAGGCTTTGGAGGAGGACGTGGCCAGGGTGGTAGAGGTGGCTTTGGAAGAGACAGAGATCAAGGGGATGGTGGCGAATTTGGAAGGAGTGGGGACCAAGGAAATATGAGAGGTGGTTTTGACAGAGGAGGAAACTACGGAGGGGACAGaggtggttttggacaaggaagGGGTCAAAGTGGAGAAAGAGGTGGGTTTGGAAGAGGTAATAGAGGTGGATTTGGACGTGGGCGGGATCAAGGTAATGACCGTGGAGGATTTGCAGGAAGAGGAAGGGGAAGTATAGAAGAATCAAAGAATGAATCTGGAATTGAAAGTCTGCAGACAAGTGTTAAATCTTCCATTGATACATCTAAGCCAGACATCAAACGCAAGCCAGAAAGGTTAGAGCTGTCTCCagcaaagaaaaagaaagaagagGAAAAAATTGATATTGCACCATTTATCCAAGCTCATATTGAAGAGCATTGTACAGTAAATGAAGAGGCCAGAAAACTTGCCGAGGAAGCCCTCAAGAAAATGATGCAGCCAGCTTACTGTGTTTTGTGTAATGCAAGGATGAGTGGTTCTCCCCAGGCAATGATGCATTACCAAGgcaaaaatcataataaaaaaataaagaattttataaCATGTGGGATGACAAAGTATGCAGAGAAAGTGAAAGAAGATGAAAGTAAGACAGAAGAAGAACGAGCAAAGGAAAAAGCTGAAGAAGAGGAGAAAAATAGAATTCTGGACCAAAAAGTCGCGGAG GGAGCACAACGGGTGAGAGAAAACTTGATGAGAATAGCAGGTCACGAGGTGCCACCTAGTCTTCTCCAGGGGCCACCTAGTCTTCTCCAGGGGCCACCTAGTCTTCTTCAGGGGCCACCTGGTCTTCTCCAAGCAAaa CCAAGAGTGATGGTACCTGTAGATGACCAGAATCCAAATTTCTGCAAGATATGTTGTATAGAATTTTCTGCTCCATCACAAGCTGAACAACATTATCAGGGCAAAAATCACCAGAAAAGGCTGAAACAACTTGGTCCAGGAGCTGCGGACGAACT AGGAAATTTTGTCTGTGAGACATGTAATGTCAGGGTCACTTCACAGGAAATCCTGACACAGCACATGAATGGAGCTAAACACAAGTCGAAGGTGGCGCGAGACAAACAGATGAAGAATAGAGGGGATGAATACATCGTTCCTGAAGGTGGTTTGGTTGTTGAAGGAGGTCCAAGGCTTCGGCCAG GTCAAAGAGTGCCTCCCGGATTTAAAGTACTGCCATACCGAGAACCAACAGGAAACGAGGCATTTACGAGCAGGTTTGAGGGTCCGGCAAGTTTCTTTACCGACAATCCAACACCAATTATAAACCCGGATGAGGAAGAAGAACAAGTAGAAACAGTGTCGGCGAGAAAACGACAGAAGATGAGAAAGCCACAGCCAAACTTTTATAACGTTATTTAG
- the LOC123527805 gene encoding filaggrin-2-like isoform X1 has translation MSNTQPNTSYTDYSQYQGYQYPAGAYSTTQASTTSAAPGYNYGYDYTQAGYGSYDGYSAQSYGYGQGYDYSAYGYYNQAGTAASAPATGTPATAAPTSTTEAKPADTSTSAPQATTGQSASLSTQAPPPPPPDAQTTTTQSSSWGGSYSAGNYGNQAGYYGHPAGSYATQAGSYGYGQQQAGYSQQQTGYGQQQTGYGQQQTGYGQPQQTGYGQPQQTGYGQQQQQAGYGQQQQQQQQAGYGQQQIDYSQASSGYSQQQQGASGYGSNAGQQQSTYGSSSWPQQSNNSQQQSSNNQQQSGYDQQQSGYDQQQSGYNQQQSGFNQQQSSASQQPSGYEQRKTGYGQPQKGGYNQGDYEQKSSNENKTNTSNVDNNQGTYYSGIQNTENYTSSQSDRGSFSGSRGRGDKGHSGFVGSRGRGDGGHTGFGNSRGGFSGNREGFSGNRGGRGGYGNSSRSSFSSQSDQGDDKMSSSNDEFDARNYRDDSHNRNNNRGRGGRDFGRGGYSERGRGSFESGRDGFKSQWTGDNSESSDDFRINSSDGGFRRGGGVGRGFGAGRGYSDRKDSSDQSDAESKSFGKDKDSFGFGQGRGRGSFGQSGEQGNVRGGFGRGSQGDSFGSGSQGDGFGKGSQGDGFGRGNQGGGFGRGRGSQGDGFDSDQGGGFGRDDHGNFRGRGFGGDKGGFGRGRDRGGRGGFGRDKDQGDDGEYGSSWDNGDNRGGFGRGRGQAGRGGFGRDGDQGDDGEFGLSWDQKISRGGFGRGRGQGGRGGFGRDGDKGDDGEFGLSWDQNSSRGGFGRGRGQGGRGGFGRDKDQGDDGKFGRSGEEGNNRGGFGRGRGQGGRGSFGRDTDQGDDGDFGLSWDQNISRGGFGGGRGQGGRGGFGRDRDQGDGGEFGRSGDQGNMRGGFDRGGNYGGDRGGFGQGRGQSGERGGFGRGNRGGFGRGRDQGNDRGGFAGRGRGSIEESKNESGIESLQTSVKSSIDTSKPDIKRKPERLELSPAKKKKEEEKIDIAPFIQAHIEEHCTVNEEARKLAEEALKKMMQPAYCVLCNARMSGSPQAMMHYQGKNHNKKIKNFITCGMTKYAEKVKEDESKTEEERAKEKAEEEEKNRILDQKVAEGAQRVRENLMRIAGHEVPPSLLQGPPSLLQGPPSLLQGPPGLLQAKPRVMVPVDDQNPNFCKICCIEFSAPSQAEQHYQGKNHQKRLKQLGPGAADELGNFVCETCNVRVTSQEILTQHMNGAKHKSKVARDKQMKNRGDEYIVPEGGLVVEGGPRLRPGFGRGRGQGGPSKFGDRPPRPKSNINYSNFRTPSGKYYCPMCDVTLNTETHFAQHSQSKTHRQKNLDRKYQDMNQKV, from the exons ATTATTCCCAGTACCAGGGTTACCAGTACCCTGCTGGTGCATACTCGACAACACAAGCATCTACTACCAGTGCTGCTCCTGGCTATAATTACGGTTACGACTACACACAGGCAGGATACGGCAGCTATGACGGTTACTCTG CTCAGAGCTATGGGTACGGACAGGGGTATGACTACAGTGCTTATGGATACTACAATCAGGCAGGAACTGCTGCTTCTGCCCCGGCTACTGGAACTCCAGCTACTGCAGCCCCAACCAG CACAACTGAAGCCAAGCCTGCTGATACTTCAACAAGTGCACCACAAGCTACTACAG GTCAGTCTGCTAGTCTGAGTACACAggcacccccacccccacctccagATGCACAGACTACAACCACTCAGAGTTCTTCCTGGGGTGGGAGCTATTCAGCTGGTAACTATGGGAACCAGGCAGGTTACTATGGTCATCCAGCAGGAAGTTACGCAACTCAAGCTGGTAGCTATGGGTATGGTCAGCAACAGGCTGGGTATAGTCAGCAACAGACTGGGTATGGTCAGCAGCAAACTGGTTATGGTCAACAGCAGACTGGTTATGGTCAGCCGCAGCAGACTGGTTATGGTCAGCCGCAGCAGACTGGTTATGGTCAGCAACAGCAGCAGGCTGGATATggtcagcagcagcagcagcagcagcaggctGGATATGGTCAGCAGCAGATAGACTACAGTCAGGCATCATCTGGATACAGTCAACAACAGCAAGGAGCTTCTGGTTATGGTAGTAATGCTGGTCAACAGCAGTCTACTTATGGCAGCAGTTCCTGGCCGCAACAGTCAAATAACAGCCAGCAGCAGTCCAGTAATAATCAGCAGCAGTCGGGCTATGATCAACAGCAGTCAGGCTACGATCAACAACAGTCAGGTTACAATCAGCAGCAATCAGGCTTTAATCAGCAACAGTCTAGTGCTAGTCAGCAGCCGTCTGGATATGAACAGCGGAAAACTGGATATGGACAACCACAGAAGGGGGGATATAATCAAGGTGATTATGAGCAAAAAAGCTCAAATGAAAATAAGACAAATACAAGTAATGTTGATAATAATCAAGGTACCTATTACAGCGGCATCCAGAACACGGAAAATTACACAAGTTCCCAGAGTGACAGGGGCTCTTTCAGTGGGAGCCGTGGAAGGGGTGATAAAGGTCACTCTGGATTTGTGGGTAGTCGGGGGAGAGGTGATGGAGGTCACACCGGATTTGGGAACAGTCGTGGGGGATTTTCAGGAAATCGTGAGGGGTTCTCGGGGAATAGGGGCGGGAGAGGAGGTTATGGAAATAGCAGTAGAAGTTCCTTTAGCAGTCAAAGTGATCAAGGTGATGATAAAATGAGCTCATCAAATGATGAGTTTGATGCTAGAAATTACAGGGATGACTCTCATAATAGAAATAACAATAGAGGAAGAGGTGGTAGAGATTTTGGGAGAGGAGGTTACTCTGAAAGAGGTAGAGGTAGCTTTGAAAGTGGAAGGGATGGATTTAAAAGTCAGTGGACTGGTGATAATAGTGAATCAAGTGATGATTTTAGGATAAATTCATCTGATGGAGGTTTCAGAAGAGGAGGAGGTGTTGGAAGGGGATTTGGGGCAGGAAGAGGTTACAGTGATAGAAAAGATTCTAGTGATCAAAGTGATGCTGAAAGTAAAAGTTTTGGCAAAGACAAAGATAGTTTCGGGTTTGGGCAGGGAAGGGGCAGAGGTTCATTTGGACAGAGTGGAGAACAGGGAAATGTGAGGGGTGGCTTTGGAAGGGGCAGTCAGGGAGATAGTTTTGGAAGTGGCAGCCAGGGAGATGGTTTTGGAAAGGGCAGTCAAGGAGATGGTTTTGGAAGGGGAAATCAGGGAGGTGGTTTTGGAAGGGGAAGGGGCAGTCAGGGAGATGGTTTTGATAGTGATCAGGGAGGTGGTTTTGGTAGAGATGATCATGGAAATTTTAGAGGGAGAGGCTTTGGTGGAGACAAAGGTGGGTTTGGAAGAGGTCGTGACAGAGGAGGCAGAGGTGGATTTGGGAGGGACAAAGATCAAGGGGATGATGGTGAATATGGAAGTAGTTGGGACAATGGTGACAATAGAGGGGGTTTTGGAAGAGGCCGTGGGCAAGCAGGCAGAGGTGGTTTTGGAAGAGACGGAGATCAGGGTGATGATGGTGAATTTGGATTAAGTTGGGACCAGAAAATCAGTCGAGGTGGTTTTGGAAGAGGCCGTGGCCAGGGTGGTAGAGGTGGTTTTGGAAGAGACGGAGACAAGGGTGATGATGGTGAATTTGGATTAAGTTGGGACCAGAATAGCAGTCGAGGTGGTTTTGGAAGAGGCCGTGGCCAGGGTGGTAGAGGTGGTTTTGGAAGAGACAAAGATCAGGGGGATGATGGTAAATTTGGAAGAAGTGGAGAAGAGGGAAACAATAGAGGGGGCTTTGGAAGAGGCCGTGGGCAAGGAGGTAGAGGAAGTTTTGGAAGAGACACAGACCAGGGTGATGATGGTGACTTTGGATTAAGTTGGGACCAGAATATCAGTCGAGGAGGCTTTGGAGGAGGACGTGGCCAGGGTGGTAGAGGTGGCTTTGGAAGAGACAGAGATCAAGGGGATGGTGGCGAATTTGGAAGGAGTGGGGACCAAGGAAATATGAGAGGTGGTTTTGACAGAGGAGGAAACTACGGAGGGGACAGaggtggttttggacaaggaagGGGTCAAAGTGGAGAAAGAGGTGGGTTTGGAAGAGGTAATAGAGGTGGATTTGGACGTGGGCGGGATCAAGGTAATGACCGTGGAGGATTTGCAGGAAGAGGAAGGGGAAGTATAGAAGAATCAAAGAATGAATCTGGAATTGAAAGTCTGCAGACAAGTGTTAAATCTTCCATTGATACATCTAAGCCAGACATCAAACGCAAGCCAGAAAGGTTAGAGCTGTCTCCagcaaagaaaaagaaagaagagGAAAAAATTGATATTGCACCATTTATCCAAGCTCATATTGAAGAGCATTGTACAGTAAATGAAGAGGCCAGAAAACTTGCCGAGGAAGCCCTCAAGAAAATGATGCAGCCAGCTTACTGTGTTTTGTGTAATGCAAGGATGAGTGGTTCTCCCCAGGCAATGATGCATTACCAAGgcaaaaatcataataaaaaaataaagaattttataaCATGTGGGATGACAAAGTATGCAGAGAAAGTGAAAGAAGATGAAAGTAAGACAGAAGAAGAACGAGCAAAGGAAAAAGCTGAAGAAGAGGAGAAAAATAGAATTCTGGACCAAAAAGTCGCGGAG GGAGCACAACGGGTGAGAGAAAACTTGATGAGAATAGCAGGTCACGAGGTGCCACCTAGTCTTCTCCAGGGGCCACCTAGTCTTCTCCAGGGGCCACCTAGTCTTCTTCAGGGGCCACCTGGTCTTCTCCAAGCAAaa CCAAGAGTGATGGTACCTGTAGATGACCAGAATCCAAATTTCTGCAAGATATGTTGTATAGAATTTTCTGCTCCATCACAAGCTGAACAACATTATCAGGGCAAAAATCACCAGAAAAGGCTGAAACAACTTGGTCCAGGAGCTGCGGACGAACT AGGAAATTTTGTCTGTGAGACATGTAATGTCAGGGTCACTTCACAGGAAATCCTGACACAGCACATGAATGGAGCTAAACACAAGTCGAAGGTGGCGCGAGACAAACAGATGAAGAATAGAGGGGATGAATACATCGTTCCTGAAGGTGGTTTGGTTGTTGAAGGAGGTCCAAGGCTTCGGCCAG GGTTTGGTAGAGGGAGGGGGCAAGGAGGCCCTTCAAAGTTCGGGGACAGACCACCAAGACCGAAATCCAATATAAATTACAGCAACTTCAGAACACCAAGCGGCAAGTATTACTGCCCCATGTGTGATGTAACATTAAACACTGAGACTCATTTTGCCCAACATTCACAAAGCAAAACTCACAGACAGAAAAATCTCGATAGAAAATACCAAGATATGAATCAAAAGGTGTGA